A portion of the Candida dubliniensis CD36 chromosome R, complete sequence genome contains these proteins:
- a CDS encoding Hyr1-like cell wall protein, putative, with product MQLFSNIIVSLALLTQLVFALEITENKVDRGTVTLNLGDITIYPGASWSIIDNAYTNFVGKLDVRAGAGLYISSTSHLLALQVSLTTLLHSITNNGVVSFDSRVSRTSSSYDLRGVSFTNNGEMYFAASGEFSSSTALTSASWTNTGLLSFYQNQRTSGTVSLGLPLGSITNNGQICLNNQVYEQTTQIKGSGCFTAKGDSTIYISNVLLAVSPKQNFYLTDKGSSMIVQAVSTTQTFNVYGFGEGNKIGLTIPLMGNLWNSAYAYDTVSGILTLRNLLLEQKFNIGTGYDPSKFQVVTDSGSGIPSTIMGSVAYYGRIPERALPKSCQTPCKPVPEAPGTTPTQYTTTISKTNTAGNTVTESGVVNVLTDKGGSWFTTTSMFPALPSDTILSTVELSTTQLSSSADIPVETSSAEELLTDTASWETSAAPILPTETPVSSHHSSVQHSSTIGESSADVKATHSSEFGFETASDYIVIEPSTSEHSATLSQSSVAGETHSSKLVASGEPSFVTPSESFIFSASASSQPSVSSDSITLTTQSETTSSAGQAFVTLAESDTESISSKVNTLASVTKSSDIQTEFTSTWTTANSDGCIVTESGIISQSGTSLTTLTTFQPATSLSVPPTSVTETEFTTTWTTSKPDSSVATESGVVSQSETLLTTLITFPAPSSNIVLGSTLTWESDISNEPSDTLTVSASSYELVNESLAATTTTSFSSATIVVAPSESDISTSSSVSNNGKTDSVSDSVPNSNTSSIAEHSNGSLSMITTESVNNNPLAPESTNSIVTATITNCNKSKCSESVVTYITSVSHTTVTTGESKKDISTAGNNVSSISGEDVSNTGTITMAASTDGTTTLVGMSGLKPSVVNNDTNSVHATATNAGAENDANLPTASDIPVEISVIRPTNSSSSAAVTIPYENGSNKEPIENIKYLALVVFGLMMFM from the coding sequence ATGCAACTATTCCTGAATATCATTGTTTCCCTCGCTTTGCTCACCCAGCTAGTCTTTGCTCTCGAGATCACCGAAAACAAAGTCGATAGAGGCACTGTCACCCTAAACCTAGGCGACATCACTATTTACCCTGGGGCCTCCTGGTCTATCATCGACAATGCTTACACCAACTTTGTTGGTAAATTAGACGTCAGAGCCGGTGCAGGATTGTACATCTCCCTGACCTCTCATCTTTTGGCCCTTCAAGTCAGTTTAACAACGTTGCTCCATTCCATCACCAACAACGGGGTCGTCTCCTTTGACTCGCGTGTTTCACGGACTTCATCCTCCTACGACTTGCGAGGCGTTTCATTCACCAACAACGGGGAAATGTATTTTGCTGCTTCCGGTGAGTTCTCCAGCTCCACCGCACTCACTTCTGCCCTGTGGACCAACACCGGGTTATTGCTGTTCTACCAGAATCAAAGAACCTCGGGTACTGTCAGCCTTGGTTTGCCCTTGGGTTCCATCACCAACAACGGCCAAATCTGTTTGAATAACCAGGTCTACGAGCAAACAACCCAGATTAAGGGTTCGGGTTGTTTCACTGCAAAAGGCGATTCCACGATTTACATCTCCAACGTCTTATTGGCCGTTTCCCCCAAACAGAACTTCTACTTAACCGACAAGGGTTCCTCCATGATCGTCCAAGCTGTCTCAACCACACAAACATTCAATGTATATGGATTCGGGGAAGGCAACAAAATCGGATTAACTATTCCTTTGATGGGAAATCTCTGGAACTCAGCATACGCATACGACACCGTCTCCGGTATCTTGACATTAAGAAACCTTTTGCTCGAACAGAAGTTCAACATCGGTACAGGGTACGATCCATCAAAGTTCCAAGTGGTCACTGATTCAGGCTCCGGTATCCCATCCACCATTATGGGGTCTGTTGCCTATTACGGGCGTATTCCAGAAAGAGCATTGCCCAAGTCGTGTCAAACTCCTTGCAAGCCAGTGCCAGAAGCACCAGgaacaacaccaacacaATACACCACTACCATCTCCAAAACCAACACTGCTGGCAACACAGTCACCGAAAGTGGTGTTGTAAATGTTTTGACAGACAAAGGTGGCTCATGGTTCACAACCACATCAATGTTCCCAGCATTGCCAAGTGACACCATTTTATCAACAGTTGAACTAAGCACCACCCAGTTGTCTTCGAGTGCAGATATCCCCGTTGAAACATCATCAGCTGAAGAGTTATTAACTGATACAGCTAGCTGGGAAACCTCTGCAGCCCCAATTTTACCTACTGAAACACCTGTCTCAAGTCACCACTCTTCTGTGCAACACTCATCTACTATTGGAGAATCTTCTGCCGATGTCAAGGCCACACATTCTAGTgaatttggttttgaaaCAGCCAGCGACTACATTGTTATCGAGCCTTCAACGAGTGAACATTCAGCTACTTTGTCCCAGTCGTCCGTTGCTGGTGAAACACATTCTTCCAAGCTTGTAGCTTCTGGTGAGCCATCATTCGTCACCCCAAGTGAATCATTTATCTTTAGTGCATCTGCTTCTTCCCAACCATCTGTCAGTTCTGATTCAATCACACTCACCACACAATCAGAAACCACATCGTCTGCTGGCCAAGCATTTGTCACTTTGGCCGAATCAGACACTGAAAGTATTTCATCTAAAGTCAATACATTAGCATCCGTCACCAAATCCAGTGATATACAAACTGAGTTCACTTCCACTTGGACCACCGCCAATTCCGATGGCTGTATTGTTACCGAATCTGGAATCATAAGCCAATCCGGTACTTCCTTAACCACCTTGACAACCTTCCAACCAGCAACTTCATTATCTGTCCCACCAACTAGTGTCACTGAAACAGAGTTTACAACGACTTGGACCACCTCCAAACCAGACAGTTCAGTGGCAACTGAATCAGGTGTTGTTAGTCAATCTGAGACTTTGCTAACCACTTTGATTACTTTCCCTGCACCATCATCTAACATTGTACTTGGATCCACTTTAACTTGGGAAAGTGACATTTCCAACGAGCCTAGTGACACATTAACTGTTAGTGCCAGTTCATATGAGTTGGTGAATGAATCATTGGCTGCTACCACGACCacatctttttcttctgccactattgttgttgctccCTCCGAATCTGATATCAGTACTAGCAGCTCAGTACTGAATAACGGCAAAACTGATTCTGTTTCTGATTCTGTTCCAAACTCAAACACATCGTCTATTGCTGAACATTCTAATGGCTCATTATCCATGATCACCACTGAACTGGTGAACAACAACCCGCTTGCACCTGAGTCAACTAATCTGATTGTTACCGCTACTATCACCAACTGCAACAAGTCCAAATGTTCTGAAAGTGTTGTCACTTATATCACAAGTGTTTCACATACCACTGTCACTACGGGAGAGTCCAAGAAAGATATTTCCACTGCTGGCAACAATGTCAGTAGTATTCTGGGTGAGGATGTTTCCAACACGGGAACCATCACAATGGCAGCATCCACCGATGGTACTACTACTCTTGTGGGTATGTCTGGTTTGAAACCATCAGTTGTTAACAATGACACTAACAGTGTACACGCCACTGCTACTAATGCTGGTGCTGAAAATGATGCAAACTTGCCAACCGCATCAGACATCCCCGTTGAAATTTCTGTCATCAGACCAACTAATTCTTCGTCTTCTGCAGCAGTTACTATCCCATATGAAAACGGATCCAATAAAGAgccaattgaaaatatcaaatacttGGCATTGGTGGTTTTCGGATTAATGATGTTTATGTGA